In a genomic window of Arthrobacter woluwensis:
- a CDS encoding AAA family ATPase encodes MGACQAGLAQVALFAGGDSALDATTVDRLRALGVVVLVLSEDSSERERLTRVGALTLPSDAEVAQVEESLSTALDLVGRRMDPPRAANDGAASGSRAKPGNSWARVHHQAAARPSGSAVDGSVDADGDSAGSHADGRVLAEGSRENAAGAGRSAEGRRHRQHAAQDPAGPPCVLVVWGPAGAPGRTTVAVNIAAELAMEGRGVALLDADVYGASVAAHLGLLDESAGLAQACRLADQGRLDATALERLRVPLALGTGSLDVLSGLTRPERWSELRGPALAIVLELCSALYDHVVIDVGFCLEADEELSFDTMAPRRNAASLVALEAAERVYAVGEATAVGLPRLVRAAPALREASPEAEVVVLMNKVRQDAVGRFPERQLREAWERFGPSLPIGSFLPFTPEVADTALRLGSVLAESAPHSELRQAVRTLVCASAQRSRKSSVFYATTRRAGSR; translated from the coding sequence ATGGGCGCCTGTCAGGCCGGCCTGGCGCAGGTGGCGCTCTTCGCCGGCGGCGACTCGGCGCTGGACGCCACCACGGTCGACCGCCTGAGGGCTCTCGGGGTCGTGGTGCTCGTGCTGAGTGAGGATTCTTCGGAGCGGGAGCGGCTGACGCGCGTGGGGGCGCTGACCCTGCCTTCCGACGCCGAGGTCGCGCAGGTGGAGGAATCGCTTTCGACGGCTCTGGACCTCGTGGGCCGGCGGATGGATCCGCCTCGTGCGGCGAACGACGGCGCCGCGTCCGGGTCGAGGGCGAAGCCGGGGAACTCCTGGGCGCGGGTTCACCATCAGGCCGCCGCGCGACCGTCGGGATCCGCAGTGGACGGGTCCGTGGACGCTGACGGAGACTCCGCCGGCAGTCACGCGGACGGACGGGTTCTTGCGGAGGGATCGCGGGAGAATGCAGCCGGTGCCGGGAGGTCCGCCGAGGGGCGACGGCATCGACAGCACGCGGCGCAGGATCCGGCGGGACCACCGTGCGTCCTCGTGGTCTGGGGGCCTGCCGGGGCACCGGGGCGGACAACGGTGGCGGTCAACATCGCGGCCGAACTCGCGATGGAGGGACGCGGCGTCGCACTTCTCGACGCCGACGTCTACGGGGCGAGCGTGGCCGCACACCTCGGTTTACTGGACGAGTCCGCAGGTCTCGCCCAGGCGTGCCGTCTGGCGGACCAGGGCAGGCTCGACGCGACGGCGCTCGAACGCCTCAGGGTGCCGCTCGCACTGGGGACGGGATCCTTGGACGTGCTGAGTGGACTCACCCGGCCGGAACGGTGGAGCGAGCTCAGAGGGCCCGCGCTGGCGATCGTTCTGGAGCTCTGTTCCGCGCTCTATGACCATGTGGTCATCGACGTGGGCTTCTGTCTGGAGGCTGACGAGGAACTCAGCTTCGACACCATGGCTCCCCGGCGGAACGCCGCCTCTCTCGTAGCGCTGGAAGCGGCGGAAAGGGTCTACGCCGTGGGGGAGGCCACCGCGGTGGGATTGCCCCGTCTGGTGCGCGCCGCGCCCGCTCTGCGCGAGGCTTCGCCGGAGGCTGAAGTGGTTGTGCTGATGAACAAGGTGCGGCAGGACGCTGTCGGACGCTTTCCGGAGCGCCAGCTGCGAGAAGCGTGGGAGCGTTTCGGCCCGTCCCTGCCGATCGGCTCATTTCTCCCGTTCACCCCGGAGGTTGCGGACACCGCGCTGCGCCTGGGGAGTGTTCTGGCGGAGTCCGCTCCGCACTCTGAACTGCGCCAGGCGGTCCGAACATTGGTTTGTGCATCTGCACAGCGTTCTCGGAAATCCTCTGTGTTTTACGCCACGACGCGGCGGGCGGGATCGCGCTAG